A genomic region of Caenorhabditis elegans chromosome V contains the following coding sequences:
- the K09H11.11 gene encoding uncharacterized protein (Confirmed by transcript evidence): MNSGYEMPNNLKLPKARAKSESAFNRLRKCFKYRSISPPRSRAPFPPPPTITAPNPAPTAFGEESDEMEFESAD, encoded by the exons ATGAATTCGGGATACGAAATGCCAAATAATTTG AAATTACCGAAAGCTCGAGCAAAAAGCGAATCCGCGTTCAACCGATTgaggaaatgttttaaatatcGGAGCATAAGTCCTCCACGTAGCCGCGCTCCGTTCCCACCACCGCCCACAATCACAGCACCAAACCCAGCACCTACTGCGTTTGGTGAAGAATCCGACGAGATGGAATTTGAAAGTGCTGATTAA